Proteins co-encoded in one Papaver somniferum cultivar HN1 chromosome 5, ASM357369v1, whole genome shotgun sequence genomic window:
- the LOC113278321 gene encoding inositol polyphosphate multikinase beta-like, translating to MFKVPDHQVAGHVGPLVDDSGRFYKPLQNNERGTKEVAFYTSFSANSKIPTHVRRYFPIYHGTQFLEASDGSGTHPHLVLQDIVSNRQNPCVMDIKMGSRTWYPQASEDYITRCFQKDRESTSVPLGFKICGLQTYDSEKRGYWKSQKDVVKKFTVDDVNLTLKRFVSCNPMSDAVPDCLRATEVYGGSDGILAQLLELKAWFEDQTIYHFNSCSILMVHDRSGAQVKLVDFAHVVDGEGVIDHNFLGGLCVLIKFVSDILE from the coding sequence ATGTTTAAGGTTCCTGATCATCAGGTTGCAGGCCATGTCGGGCCACTAGTAGATGATTCTGGTCGCTTTTACAAGCCTCTCCAAAATAACGAACGCGGCACCAAAGAAGTTgccttctacacttcattctctGCCAATAGCAAAATCCCCACTCATGTTCGTCGATATTTTCCTATTTACCATGGAACTCAGTTTTTAGAAGCTTCGGATGGATCTGGCACGCACCCTCACCTTGTTTTGCAAGACATTGTCTCAAACCGTCAGAACCCGTGTGTTATGGACATCAAGATGGGATCAAGAACTTGGTATCCCCAAGCTTCAGAGGACTACATCACGAGATGCTTTCAGAAAGATAGAGAATCAACAAGCGTGCCGTTGGGTTTCAAGATATGTGGTTTGCAGACCTATGACAGTGAAAAGCGTGGTTACTGGAAATCTCAAAAGGACGTTGTCAAAAAATTTACGGTAGATGATGTTAATCTGACTTTGAAGAGGTTTGTATCTTGTAACCCAATGTCAGATGCGGTACCTGATTGTTTACGCGCGACAGAAGTTTATGGCGGGTCGGATGGGATTCTGGCACAATTGTTGGAGTTGAAAGCATGGTTTGAGGATCAAACGATATACCATTTCAACTCTTGTTCGATTCTTATGGTGCATGATCGCTCTGGTGCTCAAGTCAAGCTTGTTGATTTTGCTCATGTCGTGGATGGCGAAGGTGTCATTGACCATAATTTCTTGGGCGGGCTCTGTGTTTTGATAAAATTCGTGTCAGATATACTGGAATAG
- the LOC113283930 gene encoding ubiquitin-like-specific protease ESD4: protein MLVDYPDSEDEMDIFIENLVASVEKTKNSVFETFRRPFFRGNKRNNREKEEQVVKDVISVDDDDDDDGVDELVVVDEDDEIEVLEGKKKTEEKSILEELFAELTDEEKNEVELALSPHHNQDVLVVYGDIKITGEILQCLGPRRWLNDEVITVYLELLKEREKRQPEKFLKCHFFNPFFYQQLAGGVSGYDYKAVKRWTMQKKIGYGLIECDKIFVPIHQKDKMHWCLGVINKKDKKFQYLDSLKGVDTDVFSVLARYYVDEVKDKSGEEVDISTWKSEYVEDLPGQENGCDCGMFVLKYIDFYSRGLALWFNQKHMAYFRLRTAKEILRLRAD, encoded by the coding sequence ATGTTAGTAGATTATCCAGATTCGGAGGATGAGATGGATATTTTTATTGAAAATCTAGTAGCTAGTGTTGAAAAGACCAAAAATTCTGTATTTGAGACTTTCAGGCGGCCTTTTTTTCGAGGTAACAAGAGAAACAACAGGGAGAAAGAGGAACAAGTGGTGAAGGATGTGAtctctgttgatgatgatgatgacgacgacgGCGTTGATGAATTAGTGGTAgtagatgaggatgatgaaattGAGGTGCTGGAAGGGAAGAAGAAGACTGAGGAGAAGAGTATATTGGAAGAACTTTTTGCTGAACTTACAGATGAGGAGAAGAATGAAGTTGAACTTGCACTTTCCCCGCATCACAACCAAGATGTCTTAGTAGTATATGGGGATATTAAGATTACGGGAGAAATACTGCAATGCTTGGGACCGAGGCGTTGGTTGAATGATGAGGTTATAACTGTGTATCTTGAATTGCTTAAAGAGAGGGAGAAGAGACAGCCGGAGAAGTTTTTGAAATGTCATTTTTTCAATCCGTTCTTTTACCAGCAATTGGCTGGTGGGGTGAGTGGTTATGATTATAAAGCTGTCAAGAGATGGACTATGCAGAAGAAGATTGGGTATGGTCTTATCGAGTGTGATAAGATATTTGTGCCGATACATCAGAAGGATAAAATGCATTGGTGTTTAGGAGTAATTAACAAGAAGGATAAGAAGTTTCAGTATCTCGATTCACTTAAAGGCGTGGACACCGATGTTTTTAGTGTTCTGGCTAGGTATTATGTGGACGAGGTAAAGGATAAAAGTGGAGAAGAAGTTGATATCAGCACTTGGAAATCTGAATATGTTGAAGATCTTCCTGGGCAGGAAAATGGGTGTGACTGCGGCATGTTTGTGCTCAAGTATATTGATTTTTACAGTAGAGGACTTGCACTGTGGTTTAATCAGAAGCATATGGCATATTTTCGGCTTAGGACGGCCAAGGAGATTTTGAGGTTAAGGGCCGATTGA
- the LOC113280297 gene encoding uncharacterized protein LOC113280297: MDENMEWNENYEIEEEEEFKPVEESKMSWMMKKGWNIGKKVMITGATISSAPIVLPPLMIYSTIGFAFAVPFGFVFGSYACTEKLMSKLLWRPEYEEQYQGGGVEEEDGGYYGEGMMRMDEEEKRFIEDTKGTLETRIEFVGVGEENLGFGVEPVKVEEVRGDEEMGDSTGGGGNSFGQGEILENVGFGVEPVKVEEVKGDEEMGASTGGGGGGNSFGEGEILENVYRVGDIEEVEEEDNLRRRMEEFGGNEILEDGRVLPIEVVEWNMADVEVEDQPVKGVVSDEIEEIGVSEDNLDKVLEDEQERVDVNLDNGEGTEEENLARERYGDVDVDVRVEEEETVPLQNMKGMVKEEIEVETPLELNVENIEGGMESVGEEVEVHDQNDLTEDVREEDIQYEVLQDDEQKIVSEFLNDSEAENSVGGMNGNVEENGIIDIAAEEEERPLLDVKETGGQEIEEENPLNMNVEDLQEGQYVGAEGVVEENVDERMLVKDIAGDEKPVYEMHPFGEERPLLDVKEIGGQEIEEENPLNMNVEDLQEAQYVGAKGVPEENVDERILVKTIAGDEKPIYEMHPFGEDISSELNFDDVAQEENYIVIEEGNRLIAADKVVEEERRYNEEHVDSPVAKEELLMSEKLDDKENVKAISAPEGVVVKSGDDQNVDVHQKGEMPVEARGVRFKEETPVARETSVGEVVDDEGVIDERKDEGFTDIMALREKKPLRENSEAWDAREAADESGLHLYEEHDVYGDNYASESKDARDISDDSGLHMYNENAVYGDNYASEAKDAREIADESGFHLYDENYVYGDNYASEANEAHEDEVLPMSTSYDSSPLDKLDSQSQTVNGSAVDEQPSDSLRGEISDSMVVNGFAVKKQPSDHLREEIADSVVCPIPLDVADGGSAKESEGVVIRSGDDEDVDVHKGEEMPKGETPGIQKDNSIEESTQMTRAGGGGNIMDEVRDKDVKKPVEESVEKMEVGGIEENGAKIVIPEKSGVFAERKDLGIADSLALKEKKPVRETEMAALRSAKQDGSEVVDESGLHLYNKNNLHSEKYASATDGTHEDEVLPVSTPYYSSASNATLDNQSHSVNGAAVGKQRVSKTLHEEIADSVLHPIPSRVADRGSVEEASMRNKNIPSEQVIYSEEKIREKIGALRKIVGYQAVMQTTCIEELKALYIFTGVEPPFAFKDPADLEEINDKLRLLMLIVGVK; this comes from the exons ATGGATGAGAATATGGAGTGGAATGAAAATtatgaaattgaagaagaagaagagtttaaaCCAGTAGAAGAAAGCAAAATGAGTTGGATGATGAAAAAAGGATGGAATATAGGGAAGAAAGTCATGATAACTGGAGCAACAATCTCATCTGCTCCAATAGTTCTACCTCCTTTAATGATTTATTCAACTATTGGGTTTGCTTTTGCTGttccttttggttttgtttttgggAGTTATGCTTGTACAGAGAAACTCATGAGCAAGTTGTTATGGAGACCTGAATATGAAGAACAATACCAAGGAGGaggagttgaagaagaagatggtggttaTTATGGAGAGGGTATGATGAGGATGGATGAGGAGGAAAAGAGATTTATTGAAGATACAAAAGGAACTTTAGAAACCAGAATTGAGTTTGTTGGAGTCGGAGAAGAAAATTTGGGGTTTGGTGTAGAACCTGTGAAGGTGGAGGAAGTGAGAGGGGATGAAGAAATGGGGGATTCTACTGGTGGTGGTGGGAACAGTTTTGGACAAGGGGAAATTCTTGAAAATGTGGGGTTTGGTGTAGAACCTGTGAAGGTGGAGGAAGTGAAAGGGGATGAGGAAATGGGGGCTtctactggtggtggtggtggtgggaacaGTTTTGGAGAAGGGGAAATTCTTGAAAATGTTTACCGTGTAGGTGATATCGAAGAGGTGGAAGAGGAAGAcaatttgagaagaaggatggAGGAGTTTGGAGGAAATGAAATTTTAGAAGATGGAAGAGTACTTCCAATAGAAGTTGTAGAATGGAATATGGCTGATGTTGAAGTAGAGGACCAACCGGTGAAAGGAGTAGTAAGTGATGAGATTGAAGAGATTGGGGTTAGTGAGGACAATTTGGATAAGGTCTTAGAAGATGAGCAGGAGAGGGTTGATGTGAATTTGGATAACGGGGAGGGTACTGAAGAAGAGAATTTAGCTAGGGAAAGATATGGAGATGTAGATGTAGATGTAAGGGTGGAAGAAGAGGAGACAGTACCGTTACAAAACATGAAGGGGAtggttaaagaagaaattgaggtggAGACTCCATTAGAATTGAATGTGGAGAACATTGAAGGTGGAATGGAGTCGGTAGGAGAGGAAGTAGAAGTTCATGACCAGAATGATCTTACTGAGGATGTTAGGGAAGAAGACATTCAGTATGAGGTTCTGCAAGATGATGAACAGAAGATTGTAAGCGAGTTTTTGAATGACAGTGAAGCGGAAAATTCAGTGGGTGGTATGAATGGTAATGTGGAAGAGAATGGAATCATCGATATAGCAGCGGAAGAAGAGGAGAGACCTTTACTAGATGTGAAGGAAACGGGTGGACAAGAAATTGAGGAGGAGAATCCGTTAAACATGAACGTGGAGGACTTGCAAGAAGGGCAGTACGTTGGGGCCGAGGGAGTTGTAGAAGAAAATGTAGATGAGAGAATGTTGGTCAAGGACATAGCAGGGGATGAGAAGCCTGTCTATGAGATGCATCCATTTGGAGAGGAGAGACCTTTACTAGATGTGAAGGAAATTGGTGGACAAGAAATTGAGGAGGAGAATCCATTAAACATGAATGTGGAAGACTTGCAAGAAGCGCAGTACGTAGGGGCCAAGGGAGTGCCAGAAGAAAATGTAGATGAGAGGATTTTGGTCAAGACCATAGCAGGGGATGAGAAGCCTATCTATGAGATGCATCCATTTGGAGAGGACATAAGTTCTGAACTGAATTTCGATGATGTTGCACAAGAAGAGAATTACATTGTTATAGAGGAAGGAAACCGGCTAATAGCTGCTGATAAAGTGGTCGAAGAAGAAAGGAGATATAATGAAGAACATGTTGACAGTCCTGTTGCCAAAGAGGAACTTTTGATGTCTGAAAAGCTGGATGACAAAGAAAATGTGAAAGCAATTAGCGCACCGGAGGGTGTTGTCGTTAAAAGTGGAGATGATCAAAATGTGGATGTGCACCAAAAAGGGGAGATGCCAGTAGAGGCACGAGGTGTTCGGTTTAAAGAAGAAACTCCAGTGGCGAGAGAAACCAGTGTTGGCGAAGTTGTGGATGACGAGGGAGTGATTGATGAAAGGAAAGATGAGGGATTCACTGATATCATGGCACTGAGGGAGAAGAAGCCTTTAAGGGAGAATTCAGAAGCATGGGATGCGAGAGAGGCTGCTGATGAAAGTGGACTTCATTTGTATGAGGAACACGATGTGTATGGGGACAATTACGCTTCAGAGTCAAAGGATGCGAGAGACATTTCTGATGATAGTGGACTTCATATGTACAATGAAAACGCTGTATATGGTGATAATTATGCGTCAGAAGCGAAGGATGCAAGAGAGATTGCTGATGAAAGTGGATTTCATTTGTATGATGAAAACTATGTATATGGTGATAATTATGCATCAGAGGCCAATGAAGCTCATGAAGATGAAGTGTTACCTATGAGTACTTCATATGATTCTTCCCCATTAGACAAGTTGGATAGCCAGAGTCAAACAGTTAATGGATCTGCAGTTGACGAGCAGCCTTCAGATAGCTTGCGCGGGGAAATATCAGACTCTATGGTAGTTAATGGATTTGCAGTTAAGAAGCAACCTTCAGACCACTTGCGCGAGGAAATAGCAGACTCTGTGGTCTGTCCTATTCCATTAGATGTAGCTGATGGAGGTTCTGCTAAAGAGTCGGAGGGAGTTGTCATAAGAAGTGGAGATGATGAAGATGTGGATGTGCACAAAGGAGAGGAGATGCCAAAAGGGGAGACTCCGGGAATTCAAAAAGATAACTCAATAGAAGAAAGTACTCAGATGACAAGAGCGGGGGGAGGTGGAAACATCATGGATGAAGTCCGTGATAAAGATGTAAAGAAACCAGTGGAGGAGTCAGTGGAAAAGATGGAAGTCGGTGGAATTGAAGAAAATGGTGCCAAAATTGTAATTCCGGAAAAAAGTGGAGTGTTCGCAGAGAGGAAAGATTTGGGAATCGCTGATAGCTTGGCACTGAAGGAGAAGAAACCTGTCAGGGAGACTGAAATGGCGGCTCTTCGTTCGGCAAAGCAGGACGGGAGCGAGGTTGTTGATGAAAGCGGACTTCATttgtataataaaaacaatttacATTCTGAAAAGTATGCTTCTGCAACAGATGGAACTCATGAAGACGAAGTATTACCCGTCAGTACTCCATATTATTCTTCTGCATCCAATGCTACCCTGGACAATCAGAGTCATTCAGTGAATGGAGCTGCAGTTGGGAAGCAACGTGTTTCGAAAACATTGCACGAGGAAATAGCAGATTCTGTACTCCATCCTATTCCATCCAGAGTAGCTGACCGTGGATCTGTGGAAGAGGCATCCATGAGGAACAAAAATATTCCTTCTGAACAG GTCATTTACAGTGAAGAAAAGATACGGGAAAAGATCGGTGCGCTGCGGAAAATAGTTGGTTACCAAGCTGTCATGCAAACAACCTGCATTGAAGAACTTAAAGCTCTCTACATTTTCACAGGCGTGGAGCCACCATTTGCATTCAAGGATCCAGCTGATCTTGAAGAAATCAATGATAAGCTTCGTCTCCTCATGTTGATAGTTGGTGTCAAATAA
- the LOC113283931 gene encoding importin beta-like SAD2 has product MDLPSLAVILQAALTPDTEQRKAAEESLKQLQYTPQHLVRLLQIIVDGGCDMAIRQFASIHFKNFVAKNWSPIDPDEQQKVLPTDKELVRQHILTYITQVPPLLRAQLGECLKTIIHADYPEQWPSLLQWVKHNLQGQQVYGALFVLRILSRKYEFKSDEERTPVYLIVEETFPYLLNIFSRLVQIVNPPLEIADLIKLICKIFWSSIYLEIPKQLFDPNVFNAWMVLFLTILERPVPVEGQPVDPDQRKVWGWWKVKKWTVHILNRLYTRFGDLKLQKPENKAFAQIFQKNYAGKILECHLNLLNVIRVGGYLPDRVINLILQYLSNSISKNSMYQLLQPQLDVVLFEIIFPLMCFNDNDQMLWKEDPHEYVRKGYDIIEDLYSPRTAAMDFVSELVRKRGKENLQKFIQFIVQIFRRYDEAPAEYRQYRQKDGALLAIGALCDKLKQTEPYKSELEPMLVQHVFPEFSSPAGHLRAKAAWVAGQYAHINFSDQNNFRKALHSVVSGLCDSELPVRVDSVFALRSFIEACKDLGEIRPILPRLLDEFFKLMNEVENEDLVFTLETIVDKFGEEMAPYALGLCQNLAAAFWKCIDSADADDDEVDDSGALAAVGCLRAISTILESVSRLPDYFLKIEPTLLPIMRRMLTSDGQEVYEEVLEIVSYQTFFAPTISLEMWSLWPLMMESLSEWAIDFFPNILVPLDNFISRSTAHFLTCKDPDYQQSLWHMLSSIMADKNMEDSDIEPAPKLIEVVFQNCKGQVDHWVEPYLTITLERLRRTEKPYLKCLLMKVIADALYYNAPLTLSVLHKLGVATEVFNLWFQMLQEVKKSGMKANFKREHDKKVCCLGLTSLLALPGDQLPVEAFARVFTATLDLLVAYKDQVAEAAKEEENADDDDMEGGFQTDDDEEDEDGSDRDMGVEAEDGDEADSLKLQKLAAQARSFRPADEDDEDSDDDYSDDEELQSPIDDVDPFIFFVDTVKVLQASDPARFQSFMQALDFPHQALASGLAQHAEQRRIEIEKEKMEKAAAGTNATL; this is encoded by the exons TTACAGTACACTCCACAGCATTTGGTGAGGTTGTTGCAGATTATTGTAGATGGAGGTTGTGATATGGCTATTAGGCAATTTGCCAGTATTCATTTCAAGAACTTTGTTGCCAAAAACTGGTCGCCCATTGATCCTG ATGAGCAGCAGAAAGTATTGCCGACTGATAAAGAATTGGTGAGGCAGCACATTCTTACATATATCACACAAGTGCCGCCACTATTGAG AGCACAGCTTGGTGAGTGCCTCAAAACCATAATTCACGCTGATTACCCTGAGCAGTGGCCAAGCCTTCTCCAATGGGTGAAACATAATCTACAAGGTCAACAAGTTTACGGGGCATTATTTGTGTTGAGAATCCTTTCCAGGAAATACGA GTTCAAGTCGGATGAAGAGCGGACACCTGTTTACCTCATTGTTGAGGAGACATTTCCATATCTCCTTAATATATTTAGCAGACTGGTTCAGATTGTCAACCCTCCTCTTGAGATTGCAGACTTGATCAAACTTATCTGCAAAATATTCTGGTCATCCATATAT TTGGAGATTCCGAAGCAACTTTTTGATCCAAATGTTTTCAATGCATGGATGGTTCTATTCCTTACCATATTGGAAAGACCTGTTCCTGTAGAAGGCCAGCCTGTTGACCCAGATCAAAGAAAAGTTTGGGGATGGTGGAAAGTTAAAAAATGGACAGTGCACATTTTGAATCGATTGTACACTCG GTTTGGGGATCTAAAGCTTCAAAAGCCCGAAAACAAAGCTTTTGCTCAAATATTTCAGAAGAATTATGCTGGGAAGATTTTGGAATGCCACTTGAACTTGTTGAATGTGATTCGTGTTGGTGGTTATCTACCAGATAGagttatcaaccttattcttcaatATTTGAGTAACAG CATTTCAAAGAATAGCATGTATCAGCTGCTGCAGCCACAGCTCGACGTTGTCTTATTTGAGATAATATTTCCTCTTATGTGCTTCAATGACAATGATCAAATGCTGTGGAAAGAAGATCCACATGAGTATGTCAGGAAGGGTTATG ATATTATCGAAGACCTATACAGTCCTAGGACTGCCGCCATGGATTTTGTAAGTGAGTTGGTTAGGAAACGTGGAAAGGAGAACCTTCAGAAATTCATTCAATTCATTGTGCAGATTTTTAGGAG ATACGATGAGGCACCAGCAGAGTATAGACAATATCGCCAAAAAGATGGTGCCCTTCTTGCTATCGGTGCATTATGTGATAAACTGAAGCAAACTGAACCGTACAAGTCCGAGCTTGAGCCTATGCTAGTTCAACATGTTTTTCCTGAGTTCAGCAGTCCAGCTGGACATCTTAGAGCAAAG GCGGCATGGGTTGCTGGCCAGTATGCTCATATCAACTTCTCAGATCAGAATAATTTCCGAAAGGCGTTACACAGTGTCGTCTCTGGATTGTGCGATTCTGAGCTTCCGGTTCGTGTTGACTCAGTCTTTGCATTGCGCTCTTTTATTGAAGCTTGTAAAG ATTTGGGTGAAATCCGTCCAATTCTTCCTCGATTGCTTGATG AGTTCTTTAAACTTATGAATGAGGTTGAGAACGAGGACCTCGTGTTTACTCTCGAAACGATCGTGGACAAGTTTGGTGAAGAGATGGCGCCTTATGCCCTTGGATTATGCCAGAATCTG GCTGCTGCCTTCTGGAAGTGTATAGATTCTGctgatgctgatgatgatgaggTTGATGATTCTGGTGCCCTAGCTGCAGTAGGTTGTTTGCGCGCCATTAGCACAATCCTTGAATCTGTGAGCAGGCTTCCTGATTATTTCCTCAAAATTGAGCCAACTCTATTACCTATAATGCGTCGAATGTTGACTAGTGATGGACAAG AGGTCTACGAAGAAGTTCTGGAAATAGTTTCGTATCAGACATTTTTTGCTCCTACAATTTCATTGGAAATGTGGAGTCTTTGGCCTTTGATGATGGAATCATTGTCGGAGTGGGCTATAGATTTCTTTCCAA ATATTCTGGTTCCTTTGGACAACTTTATATCCAGAAGCACTGCACATTTCTTAACATGCAAGGATCCAGATTACCAGCAAAGTCTTTGGCATATGCTTTCATCT ATTATGGCGGATAAAAACATGGAGGACAGTGATATTGAACCGGCTCCTAAGCTCATTGAAGTGGTTTTCCAAAACTGCAAGGGTCAAGTAGATCATTGGGTTGAGCCATATCTGACCATCACACTTGAGCGGTTACGGCGGACCGAAAAACCTTACTTGAAGTGTCTCCTGATGAAAGTG ATAGCTGATGCTCTTTATTATAATGCACCTTTGACACTCAGTGTGCTGCATAAGCTTGGAGTGGCCACAGAAGTATTCAATCTGTGGTTCCAGATGTTGCAAGAAGTCAAAAAGAGTGGTATGAAGGCAAACTTTAAAAG GGAACATGACAAAAAGGTTTGCTGCTTGGGATTAACATCACTTCTTGCGCTCCCTGGAGATCAGTTACCTGTGGAAGCTTTTGCACGGGTTTTTACAGCAACTCTTGATCTTTTGGTTGCCTATAAGGATCAAGTAGCAG AAGCAGCAAAGGAAGAGGaaaatgctgatgatgatgaCATGGAGGGGGGGTTTCAaaccgatgatgatgaagaagacgaagatggATCCGACAGGGATATGGGAGTTGAAGCTGAGGATGGTGATGAGGCTGACAGTCTTAAGCTCCAAAAGTTAGCTGCCCAG GCAAGATCATTTCGCCCTGCTGATGAGGATGACGAGGACTCAGATGATGATTACAGTGATGATGAGGAGTTACAATCACCGATTGATGATGTTGATCCTTTCATTTTCTTCGTTGATACAGTCAAAG TTCTGCAAGCCTCGGATCCTGCAAGATTCCAGAGCTTTATGCAAGCACTTGACTTCCCTCATCAGGCCTTGGCTAGTGGTTTAGCTCAGCATGCCGAACAAAGGAGAATAGAAATAGAAAAAGAGAAGATGGAGAAGGCAGCAGCAGGGACCAACGCTACCTTGTGA
- the LOC113283929 gene encoding 60S ribosomal protein L7-2-like, producing MAEVEEAPKALNYIPEIVLKKRKSSDDWAIRRREQAELKKERTKKNKSLVFRRAEDFIKEYRNKELDFVQMKHRKKQRTSSNAIPESKLLFVIRIRGTNDMHFQTRKALHSLKLRSINSGVFVKANEGVMDILKRIEPYVTYGSPNFQTVKDLICKKGYGKIDKQKTPLTDNNLIEQALGQYGILCIEDIVHEIANVGSHFREVVNFLWPFKLTRPEGGKLLKKTRFSDGGDAGNRADNINELINKMN from the exons ATGGCAGAAGTAGAAGAAGCACCGAAAGCACTTAACTACATCCCTGAAATAGTCCTTAAGAAGAGAAAAAGCAGTGACGACTGGGCGATTAGAAGGAGAGAACAGGCGGAACTCAAAAAAGAAAGAACCAAAAAGAACAAATCACTTGTTTTCAGAAGAGCTGAGGATTTCATTAAAGAGTACCGTAACAAG GAATTGGACTTTGTCCAGATGAAACACAGGAAAAAGCAGCGAACTTCATCAAATGCTATCCCTGAATCGAAGTTGCTTTTTGTCATTCGTATTCGTGG CACCAATGATATGCATTTTCAGACGAGGAAGGCTTTACATTCTTTGAAGTTGAGATCAATCAACAGTGGTGTCTTTGTCAAGGCAAATGAAGGAGTTATGGATATTCTGAAGAGGATTGAACCATATGTCACTTACGG GTCTCCTAACTTTCAGACAGTAAAAGATTTGATTTGCAAGAAAGGTTATGGAAAGATTGACAAGCAGAAAACACCGCTAACAGACAACAACCTCATCGAGCAG GCACTAGGGCAGTATGGTATTCTATGTATCGAAGATATTGTACACGAGATTGCTAATGTCGGTTCACATTTTAGGGAAGTAGTTAACTTTCTATGGCCATTCAAACTGACTAGGCCAGAAGGAGGTAAGCTGCTAAAGAAAACACGATTCAGTGATGGTGGTGATGCAGGAAATCGTGCAGATAATATCAATGAACTCATCAATAAGATGAACTGA